The Novosphingobium aromaticivorans DSM 12444 genome segment TTGCAACATGGGGCCCAAGTTCACCGACCTCCTGGCAATGGCGCGCGAGCTTGGCGCCGACTGCCTTGCGACCGGGCACTATGTCCGGCGCGTCATGGGCCCGGCCGGCCCCGAACTGCACCGCGCGGTCGATCCGGCGCGCGACCAGTCGTACTTCCTGTACGGCACGACCGAGGAGCAGCTCGCCTTCCTGCGCTTTCCGCTGGGCGGGCTGCCCAAGACGGAGACCCGCCTGATCGCCGAGGAGCTGGGCCTCGCGGTCGCCGCCAAGCCGGACAGCCAGGACATCTGCTTCGTACCCGATGGCGACTATGCCAGGGTCGTGCGCAGCGTCCGTCCGGAAGGCGACGCCCCGGGCGAGATCGTACATGCCGCCACCGGCGAGGTTCTCGGCACGCATCGCGGCATCATCCACTATACTGTCGGCCAGCGCCGCGGGCTCGAGATCGGCGGCCAGCCGGAGCCGCTCTACGTGATCGGCCTCGATGCGCCCTCGCGTCGCGTGCTGGTGGGGCCGCGTCCGATGCTGGCGGTCGCCAGCGCGACGATCGTCGAAACCAATCGCATCGGCCCGCTGCCCGATGCCCCGCTCACCGCCAAGGTCCGCTCGCTCGCAAGGCCGGTCCCGGTCGTGCTCGAAGGATCGTTCGGCGAAGGGGCAAGCGCGCGCATCCGCTTTTCGCAGCCCGAATACGGCGTCGCACCGGGGCAGGCCGCCGTGCTTTATGCCGGAGACCGAGTCGTCGGCGGCGGCTGGATCGATTCGACCGAGCGGTGGGAGATTGAGGGCTGAGGAAGGGGCAAAGCCCTACTTCCACGGCTCCAGCACGCAGCCCCATCCCTCGCGGTAAGTCGCGGTCTGGCTGAACAGCAGGCCCGCCCGCGCGGTCACGCTCCGCGCATCGGCATCCTCGCCAAGCGTCACGAGGCCCATGCCCGGCTCGAAATCCTTGCGGCAATCGGAAAGCGTGCGTCCGCCCGCGAACCGGCACGAACAGGCAACCCGCGCGCCATAGCTCGCGCCTGTCACGCCGTATCCGCGAATCGACGGCCAGAACACGGCAACGAGGAGCGCCAGCAACCCGACCCCGACAAGCGCCCAACGCAGCTTCCGGTTCGGGCGGGGCGCCACGGTCAGCGATGGCGCATCGCGCAAGCGATCTGTGGGGGAACTGTGGTTGCCGGTTGCCATGGACATGCGATCTGGAGGAAGGACAAGCCCCATGGCCCGCCGTTCGCTCTCCCTTATCCTGATGATCGCGCTCCTGCCAGCCGTGGCGGGATGTTCGCGGGGGACGAACGCGCCCGATGCACCGCCGCCGCTGTCCGACGGGGCGCTGGCCGCCGTCGCGCAGTCCCCCGGCGTCAACCGCGAGAAGCTGGCACGCGCGGTCGATCGGCTGTTCGACAAGGAAGCCGACGAAACGCGCGCCGTCATCGTGATGAAGAACGGCCGGATCGTCGCGGAACGCTATGGCGAGGGCTATCACGAGAACACCCGCTTCGTGAGCTGGTCGATGGCAAAGTCGATCACCGGCGTGATGATCGGCATGCTGGTGTCGGACGGACGTCTTCGTCTCGACGAGACCGCGCCGGTCCCGGCCTGGCAGCGCCCCGGCGATCCGCGCGGCGAGATCACGCTGCGCCAACTCCTCCAGATGCGGTCCGGCCTGCGCCATTCCGAGGCGATCGAGCCGGTCTACGAATCGGACGAAGTGCGAATGCTGTTCCTCGACGGACGCGACGACATGGCGCGCTACGCCGAAGACCAGCCGCTCGAGGCCGAGCCGGGACGCCGGTTCGAATACTCGACGGCGACGAGCGTCATTCTCGCGGACCTCGCGGCCAGGGTGCTTTCACCCGCGAACGATCCCGAAAGCCGCCGCCATGCCGTGGCCGAATACTTGCGCACGCGCCTGTTCGAACCGGCCCGCATGAAGTCGATGCTGCCCGAATTCGATGCGGCGGGCACGCTCGTCGGCGGTTCGCTCATCCACGGCACCGCGCGCGACTGGGCGAAGTTCGGCGAGTTCCTGCGCAACAAGGGTTCGGTACGCGGCGCGCAGATCATCCCGCGCCAATGGATCGAGTTCATGGTCACGCCCTCGGCGCGCGAAAGTCAGTACGGTGCGCAGATCTGGCTGAACCGCTCGCCGACGAGCGGCGATCCCGCCCTGTTCCCCGAACGCGGCCCGAAGGGCCTGTTCGCCTGCATCGGCCATCTCGGCCAGTACGTGCTGGTCAGCCCGAGCCGGGGCCTTGTAATCGTCCGTCTCGGCAAGACGCAGGACGACCGGCTCGAACCGGTGCGCGAGCGGCTGGCCGATATCGTGGCGCTTTACCGCTAGGGCAACCTGAACAGGCCCTCGACCACCGTCACGCAGTCCCCGCCGAGCAGCACGCGGCCGCCTTCGAGCCGGCAGGCGAAATCCGCGCCGCGCGCCGAGGCCTGATGGGCGGCGAAGGCGGTCTTGCCGAGCCGGGCGGCCCAGAACGGGGTCAACGCGGCATGGGCCGATCCGGTGGCCGCATCTTCGTCGATCCCGCCGCCGGGCACGAAGACGCGGCTGACGATCTCGGCGCCCGAGGCATGGCCCGCGCCCGGCGCGGTGGCGATGAACTGCACGTCGCCGAAGCGGAGCAGGGCCTTGAAATCGGGCGAGAGCGCCAGCACGTCGTCGGCCGAGGCATAAAGGAAGATGTTGTAGCCCGGGCCCTGCCAGACCTCGACCGGAACTGGCGCCCCCAGCAGGGGCACCGCCTCGTCGAACGATCCCGGCTCGGTCGCCACGGCGGGCAGCGACAGGACATAGCGATCCCCGTCGCGCGACACTTCGAGAATGCCGGCCTTGCGGGTGCGGAAGGTGACGCGGCCGCGCATCGGGTCCTGCCCCAGCACGACATGGCCGGATGCGAGCGTGGCGTGGCCGCACATCGGAACCTCTACCGCCGGCGTGAACCAGCGCAGCTCGAAATCGGCCTCGCCGGTATAGTCCGCGACGAGGAACGCGGTCTCGGCGAACATGTTCTCCGCGCCGATCGCCTGCAGCGTGGCGTCGTCAGGCCAGGCCTCGAGGATCATTACCGCCGCCTGGTTGCCGCCAAGCGGGCGCGCCGCAAATGCATCGACGTGGAAATAGGGAACCTTGCTGTCGGTCACGCGCCGGGCGCTCCTTGTGCGAGTATGGCCGGACTGGTGCCGTCGGGACCGGGAGCGAGGAGATTCTCAGCGCCCATCGCCCCTTCGTCGACCAGCCCTTCCGGATCGGGATGGATGAGGATCTCGACGCCGGGGAACTCCGCCATCAGCTTGTCCTCGATCTCGTCCATAACACGATGCGCCTCGGTCACGGTCATGCGTCCGTCGACCCAGACGTGGAACTGGACGAAATCGCGGTTGCCGCTGGTGCGGGTGCGCAGGTCATGCAGGCCCTTCAGCTCGGGATGTTGGGCCACGACGGTCAGGAACCGTTCGCGCTTTTCCAGCGGCCACTCGTGGTCCATCAACTGCTCGATCGCTTCCTGCGAGGCGCCCCAGGCGCCCCACCCCAGCCACAGCGCGATCCCGAACGCGAAGACCGCATCCGCGCCGCGAATGCCCAGCGAGGTGTCGAGCACAAGCGCGGCGATGACCGCAAGGTTCAGGAACAGGTCCGACTTGTAGTGCACATTGTCGGTGCTGATCGCGAGGCTGCCGGTCTGGCGGATAACGCGGCGCTGGTAGGCGAGCAGGGCGAACGTCGCGACCATAGCGATGGCCGATACGATGACGCCCGCTTCGGCTTCGGCGACCTGGGCCTGGCCAAGGAACTGTCCGACCGCGCGGAAGGCCAGGCCGATGGCCGAGATCGAGATCAGCACGACCTGGAACATCGCCGCAAGCGCCTCGGCCTTGCCGTGCCCGAAGCGGTGGTTGTGGTCGTCCGGCTGGGAGGCGACCCACACGCCGAGCAGGGTCGCGAGGCTTGCCACGAGATCGAGCGCGGTATCGGCAAGGCTGCCGAGCATCGCGGCAGATCCCGTGGAGACAACCGCCCATACCTTCATCCCCACGAGCAGCAACGCGACCAGCGTGCTGGCAAGCGCGGCCTTGCGGTTGAGATCGGCGTGGGTGTCTGCGCGGGTCATGTCCATGGCGGTGCGCCTTAGGGGTAAAGGAGGGTGCTGGTCCAGCCGCCCTGCCCATCGGCAAGGAAGCGGCGGCGTTCGTGCAGTCGGAAGTCGCGGTCCTGCCAGAACTCGATGGCGGACGGCGTCACGCGGTAGCCGGACCAGTGCGCCGGGCGTGGGACGTTTCCATCGGGATACTGCGCCCGCAGCGCATCGACGCGGTCGAGGTAGGTCTGCCGGTCCGGCAAGGGGCGCGACTGGTCCGAAGCCGCCGAACCGAGACGCGATTCGGGATGGCGGCTGGCGAAATAGGCGTCAGCCTCGGCCGGGGTGACTTTGGCGATGGTCCCTTCGATGCGGATCTGGCGGCGCAGCGATTTCCAGTGGAACAGCAGCGCAACGTGGTGGTTTGCCGCGAGTTCACCGCCCTTGCGGCTTTGGAGGTTGGTGTAGAACACGAAACCGTCGGGCCCGTGGCCCTTGAGCAGGACCATGCGCACCGAGGGCACGCCTTCCGCCGTCGCCGTAGCCAGCGCCATCGCGTTCGGATCGTTGGGCTCGCTCGCCCGGGCCTCGGCAAACCACGACTCGAAGATCGAGAGCGGATCCGCATGCGGGATCGCTTCGGCAGTCCGTTCAGAATTCATGCGCTTTTCCTGACAAGGTTTACACCGTTTACACAGTCCAGAGGAACTTTCCGGAGGCCCGCGCGGCGGACGATATCGCGGGAGATACCGCCTGCCATTCGGGCTTTCTTGCCTGCGTTCTCAATGACCGGGATCAATTGCATGGACACCGGACTACTCCTGCCGGGCGGAGTAGGAAAGGCAACCTTGCGGGCAAGCCCCGCAAATCCTAGCTATGGCGCATGGCCGATCCGTATTCGATCCTGGGGGTTCCGCGCAGCGCAAGCGAAAAGGACATCAAGTCCGCCTATCGCAAGCTTGCCAAGGAACTGCACCCGGACACCAACAAGGACAATCCCAAGGCTGCGGAGCGCTTCTCGGAAGTGACCCGCGCCTATGACCTCCTGTCCGACAAGGACAAGCGCGCCCGCTTCGACCGGGGCGAGATCGATGCCGAAGGCAACCCGACCGGGCCGTTCGGCGGCGGCTTCGGCGGCGGTTTCGGCGGAGGCCAACGAGGCACGCAAGGCGGCTTCCGCCATGACGGAGGCTTCGAGGGCGGCTTTGGTGGCGGGCCTGAAGGCATCGACATCGGCGACATATTCGAGGGCCTGTTCGGCGGGCGCGGCGGCATGGGTGCGGGCGGAGGCGGCGCCGGAATGGGCGGCGGCTTCGGCGGCGCGAGGCGTGGGCCGCCTCCACGGGGCGCGAACGTCAACTATCGCCTGCAGGTCTCGTTCGTCGACGCGGCGACGCGCGCCAACCAGCGTATTACCCTGTCGGATGGCAAGACCATCGATCTCAAGCTGCCCGCGGGCCTCGAAAGCGGCCAGCAGATGCGCCTTGCCGGAAAGGGAGAGCCCGGTCCGGGCGGCAACGGCGATGCCATCGTGACGATCGAGATCGGCAACCACCCGTTCTACGAACGCGATGGCGACAATATCCGCCTCGACCTGCCGATCAGCCTTTCCGAGGCGGTTCACGGCGCGAAGGTCAAGGTGCCGACCGTCGACGGCGCGGTCATGCTGACCGTAGCGCCAGGCAGTTCGAGCGGCCGCACCCTGCGCCTCAAGGGCAAGGGCTTCACCCGCAAGGACGGCGCCCGCGGCGACCAGCTCGTGACCCTGCAGATCGACATTCCCGCCGACGACGCGGATCTGAAAGCGCGTCTCGAGGGTTGGCAGGACATGCGGAACCTGCGCGACAAACTCGGAGCCTGACGAATGGAGCCCGGCCACCTCCCGCCGGGCGCGCACCCGCTCGTCGAGGTTCCCGACCTTTCGCCCGAAGCGCGACGGCGCGAAGCGCTGCGCTGGCGCGCTGGGCTGGCCGATGCGCGCGAGAAGCTGGGCCCGGGCAGCAAGGCCTGGGAAGTGGTCAAGCGGGTCTGGACCGGCGTGTTCAACGATGGTTCCATCCACGCCGGCAACCTTGCCTACATGATCATCATCGCGCTGTTCCCGTTCTTCATCACCGGAGCGGCACTGTTCTCGTTCTTCGGCGAGGCGAGCCAGCGCGCGGCCGCGATCGATACCGTGCTGATCGCGATGCCGCCGGTCGTCGCGGCGACGATCGAGCCTGCAGCGCGCAGCGTGATCGAGGCGCGCACCGGGTGGCTGCTGTGGGTGGGCGGAATCTTCGGCCTGTGGACCGTGGGCAGCCTGGTCGAGACGATCCGCGACATCCTGCGCCGCGCCTATGGCACCCGCTGGGAACATGCGCTGTGGCGCTACCGCCTGATGTCCACCGGCATCACGCTGGCATCGGTCGTGCTGATCCTGCTGGCGATCTTCGCACAGGTTCTGATCGGCGCCGCCCAGGAAGTGATCGAGGCCTTCCTTCCGCAATTCGGCGATCTGGTCGCCAGTCTTTCCTTGTCGCGGTTCGTGCCCGCATTCGTACTTTATG includes the following:
- the mnmA gene encoding tRNA 2-thiouridine(34) synthase MnmA, with product MPRTSALSGASSLFDLDGPMSARRIVVAMSGGVDSSVVAGLAAATGAEVIGVTLQLYDYGAATGRKGACCAGDDIRDARAVADRLGIAHYVFDHESSFREEVVERFADDYLSGRTPIPCVRCNMGPKFTDLLAMARELGADCLATGHYVRRVMGPAGPELHRAVDPARDQSYFLYGTTEEQLAFLRFPLGGLPKTETRLIAEELGLAVAAKPDSQDICFVPDGDYARVVRSVRPEGDAPGEIVHAATGEVLGTHRGIIHYTVGQRRGLEIGGQPEPLYVIGLDAPSRRVLVGPRPMLAVASATIVETNRIGPLPDAPLTAKVRSLARPVPVVLEGSFGEGASARIRFSQPEYGVAPGQAAVLYAGDRVVGGGWIDSTERWEIEG
- a CDS encoding serine hydrolase domain-containing protein encodes the protein MARRSLSLILMIALLPAVAGCSRGTNAPDAPPPLSDGALAAVAQSPGVNREKLARAVDRLFDKEADETRAVIVMKNGRIVAERYGEGYHENTRFVSWSMAKSITGVMIGMLVSDGRLRLDETAPVPAWQRPGDPRGEITLRQLLQMRSGLRHSEAIEPVYESDEVRMLFLDGRDDMARYAEDQPLEAEPGRRFEYSTATSVILADLAARVLSPANDPESRRHAVAEYLRTRLFEPARMKSMLPEFDAAGTLVGGSLIHGTARDWAKFGEFLRNKGSVRGAQIIPRQWIEFMVTPSARESQYGAQIWLNRSPTSGDPALFPERGPKGLFACIGHLGQYVLVSPSRGLVIVRLGKTQDDRLEPVRERLADIVALYR
- a CDS encoding PhzF family phenazine biosynthesis protein, whose translation is MTDSKVPYFHVDAFAARPLGGNQAAVMILEAWPDDATLQAIGAENMFAETAFLVADYTGEADFELRWFTPAVEVPMCGHATLASGHVVLGQDPMRGRVTFRTRKAGILEVSRDGDRYVLSLPAVATEPGSFDEAVPLLGAPVPVEVWQGPGYNIFLYASADDVLALSPDFKALLRFGDVQFIATAPGAGHASGAEIVSRVFVPGGGIDEDAATGSAHAALTPFWAARLGKTAFAAHQASARGADFACRLEGGRVLLGGDCVTVVEGLFRLP
- a CDS encoding cation diffusion facilitator family transporter, translating into MDMTRADTHADLNRKAALASTLVALLLVGMKVWAVVSTGSAAMLGSLADTALDLVASLATLLGVWVASQPDDHNHRFGHGKAEALAAMFQVVLISISAIGLAFRAVGQFLGQAQVAEAEAGVIVSAIAMVATFALLAYQRRVIRQTGSLAISTDNVHYKSDLFLNLAVIAALVLDTSLGIRGADAVFAFGIALWLGWGAWGASQEAIEQLMDHEWPLEKRERFLTVVAQHPELKGLHDLRTRTSGNRDFVQFHVWVDGRMTVTEAHRVMDEIEDKLMAEFPGVEILIHPDPEGLVDEGAMGAENLLAPGPDGTSPAILAQGAPGA
- the pdxH gene encoding pyridoxamine 5'-phosphate oxidase; the protein is MNSERTAEAIPHADPLSIFESWFAEARASEPNDPNAMALATATAEGVPSVRMVLLKGHGPDGFVFYTNLQSRKGGELAANHHVALLFHWKSLRRQIRIEGTIAKVTPAEADAYFASRHPESRLGSAASDQSRPLPDRQTYLDRVDALRAQYPDGNVPRPAHWSGYRVTPSAIEFWQDRDFRLHERRRFLADGQGGWTSTLLYP
- a CDS encoding DnaJ C-terminal domain-containing protein gives rise to the protein MADPYSILGVPRSASEKDIKSAYRKLAKELHPDTNKDNPKAAERFSEVTRAYDLLSDKDKRARFDRGEIDAEGNPTGPFGGGFGGGFGGGQRGTQGGFRHDGGFEGGFGGGPEGIDIGDIFEGLFGGRGGMGAGGGGAGMGGGFGGARRGPPPRGANVNYRLQVSFVDAATRANQRITLSDGKTIDLKLPAGLESGQQMRLAGKGEPGPGGNGDAIVTIEIGNHPFYERDGDNIRLDLPISLSEAVHGAKVKVPTVDGAVMLTVAPGSSSGRTLRLKGKGFTRKDGARGDQLVTLQIDIPADDADLKARLEGWQDMRNLRDKLGA
- a CDS encoding YihY/virulence factor BrkB family protein, producing the protein MEPGHLPPGAHPLVEVPDLSPEARRREALRWRAGLADAREKLGPGSKAWEVVKRVWTGVFNDGSIHAGNLAYMIIIALFPFFITGAALFSFFGEASQRAAAIDTVLIAMPPVVAATIEPAARSVIEARTGWLLWVGGIFGLWTVGSLVETIRDILRRAYGTRWEHALWRYRLMSTGITLASVVLILLAIFAQVLIGAAQEVIEAFLPQFGDLVASLSLSRFVPAFVLYAALWLLFISLTPGAYRGRDYPKWPGALFVTIWWIAVTTVLPGMLRTFFSYDLTYGSLAGIMIALFFFWLVGLGMVVGAELNAALTETPEERDMLGQADDRARAIRNNETRSENENA